The nucleotide sequence GTACTACGATATGAACTTCCCACTAATCAACCTTACGTCACTACTTACCTACCATCGCAGGAGCTTCTTGGAGGACACCACCGGTCTCCGGCGGCAAGAAAAGAGGCGGCTGCCAACGTCGACAAGCTCGCAACACTCGACTACGGCGGCTGTCTAACCGATCTCAAGGGAGCCTGGACTGATGCGGAGAAGAATCTGAATGCGTGTAAGAAGGGCAGCCGCGACCAGTCTTGGTCACCTTCGCGCGCTGTCATGTCGATGGCCTGCCGGAATACTACTGCAATCATTGACCCGGCGGTCCGGATGAACAGCACCCTATACGGGGTCTTCTTTTCGATGTTCAAATTCAGTTTGGTGCACATTCCGGTCTTGTCAAGGCCCCGTATTGCCTCATCTAGTATCTACTCCAAATCGTATCGTTGCCTCACGAATGAATCTACTCCAATTCAGTAGACTGAGGAGGAACCATGGAAGAGGGTGAGCAGAGGAGAGGTGAGGAGACGGGGTTGACCGTGAGACAGCGGCAGGCCGTATTCATCGCACCTTTGGCTACACAGCACCACCAGGGCGACCTCAGTCTCATGGCAATTTTGTCGAGGCAATCACAAGATAGAGAGAAAGCCCACAGCGCTGTCGCACTGTGGGCTTCTTGCCTACTGACGATGGTTGTCTAGTTTGCGGCCACTATCCGACGGGTGTCCCGTGCAATGACCAGTTCCTCGTTGGTCGGGATGACCAGGACCTTGATGCGCGAAGACGGCATGCTGATATCTTCCGCTTCACCGCGCTTCTTTGCGCGATTCTTGTCAGCATCGAGCTCTATACCCAGGAATTCCATGTCCTTGATCACCAGTTCACGGACGATATCGCTGTTCTCGCCTATCCCCCCCGTGAACACGATCGCATCGGCACCGTTCATGGCTGCAATGTACGAACCAATGTACTTCTTGAGCTTGTAGCAGTACACTTCAAGTGCCAGCGTCGCACGTTTGTCGCCCTTGCCAGCCTCTTCCTCAAGAGTGCGGAAGTCATTGCTGATGCCCGAAATGCCCAGAACGCCCGAGTGCTTGTTGAGCAGAGCATTGATTTGCTGAAGGTTCAGTTCTTCCTTCCCCATGATATAGAGTGGGACAGCAGGATCGATGTCTCCGCAGCGCGTCCCCATGGGCAGCCCTTCGAGAGGAGTAAACCCCATGGACGTATCGACGGATTTGCCATGATCGACGGCGGTAATGGAAGAACCATTGCCCAGATGACACGTGATAAGCTTAAGGTCATCGATGGTCCTTCCCAGTATCGCGGCAGCTTCATGCGATACAAAATAGTGACTGGTGCCGTGAAAACCGTATTTGCGGATGTGGTTCCGGGTGTAGAAAACGTAAGGGATCGCATATATAAATGCTTTCTCCGGCATCGTCTGATGGAATGCCGTGTCGAAAACGGCGACCTGAGGAACCTTGGGCAACAGGTACGAGATGGAGTAGATGCCCGCCAGGTTCGGCGGATTGTGGAGAGGTGCGATGTCAATGCACTCCTCGATCTTGGCCACCACCTCGGGGGTAATCAGCGTCGATTCCGAAAACGACTCGGCCCCATGGACCACGCGGTGCCCGACAGCCTGAATGTCCTTGATGCTCGTGAGGGCACCCTTTTCTGGGCCGACCAGAGCCTTCAGGATAAGCTCGATGCCGGCCTGGTGCTCAAGGATCTCGTGGACAGAGACGACCTTCTTCCGTCCGGCAACCGTGTGATTGAGCTGCGCCTGGGCCGTGCCGATCTTCTCCAGCAGGCCTTCGGCCAGCTGCTGATCATCGTCGTACAGCTTGTACTTGATAGAAGAACTGCCACAGTTCAGGACCAGAACCTTCATATCTTCTCCTCCATGTTCTCGACACAAGTCTCATAGCTGTAGAAGCCCTTGCCGGTCTTCACTCCCAGGTGCCCACGTCGAGCCAGGTTCCGGATAAGCGCCTGTGGACGATATCGAGTCTCGCCCAGCTCGCTGAAGAGGTGCTCCGACCACCCGAGGACGATATCCAGCCCGATCTGGTCAGCAAGGGCAAACGGGCCCTTGTTGAAGCCGAAACCAAGGCGCATGGCGACATCGATGTCCTCCTTGCTGGCTGTTCCTTCCTGGTAGAGCATGATGGCTTCGTTGATAAGGGGAACGACAAGACGCGCCGTGATGTAGCCGGGGTTCTCGAGTACGTCGACGGGGGTCTTGCCCATGCGGCGTGCCAGTTCCTTCGCACGGTCGACGGTTGTCTGAGACGTATGGACACCTCGCACCATCTCGACAAGCTTGATCGCTGGAACGGGCGCGAGGAAGTGCATGCCTACGAGACGCTCCTTGTTGACCATCTTCAGCGCGATGTCAGTGATGGGCAGGATGGCAGTGTTGCTGACATAGGTGACCTCACCGGGGCACATGTGTTCAAGCTGGGCCTCAAGCTGGGCAAACAGATCCTGCTTGGCCCCAAGATCATCCGGAATGGCCTCAATGACAAGGTCGACGCTGCCCACGTCACTACGGTTCAACGTGAACTTGATGTGAGAAAGCAGGACCTTCTTCTCTGATCCCGTGATACCCCATCGCTGGAGTTCAAGATTGAGGCTGTTCTCAATGCTCTGGCGGGCATGCGACAGTCCGTCCTCCGTTTGATCGACGAGTACCACCTCGAGACCGTGCGCTGCTGCGTCCTGAGCAATTCCCGCTCCCATGACGCCGGCACCAAACACCGCAATCCTTCGAATCTCCATGTACACCTCTCCTGTTACCAGATAGGAAGAGTGGCACGCAGTGCGCCCACTCTAATCCTCACGTTAGTGCAGGTCTCCTCTGCTCTCGCGCATCTCGTCGTCGCTGAGGCCGAAGTAGTGGCCCAGTTCATGCAGGACCACGTGCTGGACAAGAGGCATCAGCTCGTCGATCGTATCGACCGAGGACTCGAGGGGGACCTTGAACACGCTGATTTTGTCGGGAAGAGTGCCACTGTAGTGCGGCCCCCGGTCCCTGAGTGGAACCCCCTGGTACAACCCCAGCAGGCCGTAGCCGTTGGCAACTCCGGTACGCTTCAGGACATCCATGGGAGGAAAATCCTCGACGACGACGTCGATATTCTTGAGCGCCGTCCTGAACTGGTCAGGAAGCGTGACAAGAGCAACGAGCACGAGTTCTTCGAAGTCCTTCTGTTCCAGTTCAATCACGACGCATCCTGCTCCTTGATTCGACCAATAGATATCATGTATCATACCACAACCCTTTGAGAGACCAACACCGTTGTGTGACGCGGGCATCTGCAACACCGACCTGCGCGGCCGGGCTCCTCGCCATAACACCGTACATACTCACAATTCTTGCATTACGGCAGGACTTCCTCTAGTATATCGTAGAGGGATGCCGCAAGGCATGCAACTGAGCACCAGGACTGGCTGGAGCTTTCTGGCTCATCTCCTGGTGCCCAGCCCCTCAGCGATCGACCGCACCGTGTGCCTTAGGAGGTATTCATGAAACAACGCAATGTCGTTCGCACCATCTACTTGTATGTCGTCACCGTGGTCGGGATCGTCATGGCTCTTACCGGCCTTATCGGGGCAATCACCAGTGTCCTCAACACGTACGTCTTCCGTCTGATCACATCGGACAGCATGCAGAACGAACTGGCCTCCCTGCTGACCTTTGCCTCCGCAGTGGCAGTCGGCGTGCCAGTCTGGCTGTACCATTGGGGCATCATCCAGGAAACACGCCAGCATGCGCCAGCATTTGCGACAACCGGTCCCGCAGAGACGAGCGAAACCATCACAGCCACCCCGACGCCACAACCGGAGATGCGCCGAGATCTCATCAGAAGGCTCTACATCTATCTGCTGTCCGCCATTGGGCTGTTCATTGTCATGTTCAACCTCGTCAACATCGCTCCCAGTATCTATAGGGCGTTCTTCATGTCGCTGGATCCGATGATGTCGCCCGTGAAACCGGACGACGTCAGTCGCGTCTCGCCGATCAATACGTACTCGATCCAAAGCCTTATCAGGAACATCGTCGCCATCCTTGTCGGGACTCCTGTCTGGTTGTACCACTGGCATCTCGGACAGCGCGAGCACCGCGACCTGCTGGGCGACTGATACAAGCGACACAACTCACAGACCTGCTCAGAACTACCCTTTCAACGAAGGCACAATGTCCCTTGCAGCAACTCAATCGCAAGTCTGTAAAGGGCTTTGCGCCTTCTTGTTTTGAGGTCGTTTGGTATATAATAGCTACGTGGCAACCAATCCTGCTGAGGAGAAGAATGGATGAGGAAACTGTTCCCGGGCCCCCTGGCCCTGGCTCCTGCAGCCGCCGTGTTGACGGACTACGAGAGGACTGGTCTGGACGGTCCCAACTTCCTGCCATGGTATACGGTCAGCCCATGACAGGAAGATCCTGGCGCCAGGGGGGTGCAGTACCTGCCCTCTCCGCCGTTGCGAGGGAGTGAAGCTATGAAAGCACTGGAAGTACGCGGCATCTCCAAGATGTTCCCAGGGAACCTTGCGAACGACAACATCTCGTTCTCGGTGGAGAAGGGGGAGATTTTTGCCATCGTCGGCGAAAACGGTGCGGGCAAGAGTACTCTGATGAACATCATCTACGGCATCTACGCGGCATCGGGCGGAGACCTTCTGGTCAATGAGAAGGAAGTCAAGATTCGTTCGGTCGAGGATGCTATCAAGCTCCGGATGGGTATGGTGCACCAAGAGTTCATGCTGATTCCAAGGTTCACCGTCACTCAGAACATCGTCATCGGCGATGAGCCGCACAAGGGTATCTTCTTTGACTACGGCAGGGCACTGCGCGAAGTCCGGGAGCTCTCAAAGCGCGTCTCGCTGACCGTGGACGCCTCTGCTCTTGTAGGCGACCTGCCCGTCGGCGTCCAGCAGCGTGTCGAAATCCTCAAGGTGCTGCGCAGAGGAGCTGAGATCCTCATTTTCGATGAGCCCACAGCCGTCCTCACACCTGAGGAGACTGTCGAGCTGTTCGTGACCATGCGTAAGCTGCAGGCGGAGGGAAAGACGATCCTGTTCATCAGCCACAAGCTGAAAGAGGTCATGGAGATCGCCGACCGCATAGCGGTCCTGCGTCGCGGCAAGCTGCAGGGCATCGTGAACAAGAAGGACACGAACGAAGAGGAACTGGCTCGCATGATGGTCGGTCGCAACGTCGTCCTCGAGATCCCCAGGGTCGACGTGGAAGTGGGAGCTGTGGCATTTGCGTGTCACGATCTGCACGTCAGAAACAAGCGCGGATACGAGGCCGTCAAAGGCATGAGCCTTGAGGTCCGCGGCGGAGAGATCGTCGGCATTGCGGGCGTCCAGGGCAACGGCCAGGACGAACTGGTCAACGCCATGATCGGGTTCTCGCATCCAATTTCGGGTTCGATGGAACTCAACGGAAAGAGCATGCGCATGGTCACCACAGCCCAACTGCGCAAGGAAGGCATGAGCTACATCACCGAAGACCGTGGGCGCAGAGGTCTTGTCATGCCGTACACGGTACGCGAGAACTCTGTCATGGGCCAGCACTTGAGCGGGCCGTTCAGCAAGGGCATCAGGATGAACTACGACAAGGTTGGGGAGTTTGCCGAAGGGAAGGTCAAGGAATATGACATCCGCCCTGGTGACGTCTATGACACGGCAGGATCCCTGTCCGGCGGCAACCAGCAGAAGCTTATCCTGGCCCGTGAGCTGTCGCTGCCACACAACTTCCTGATCGCTTCGCAGCCGACACGCGGCCTGGACGTTGGCGCCACCGAATTCGTCTATCACAAGCTGCTTGAGGAGAAGAAGGCTGGCAAGGCCATCCTGCTCATCTCACTCGAACTCTCCGAGATCCTCGGCCTGTCCGACCGCATTCTGGTCATGTTTGAAGGGCGCATCGTCGGAGAGACAACCCCGGACAAGACGACCGAAGAGGCCCTGGGTCTTCTGATGCTCGGCGTCGGTATCGACAAGAAGGTGCAATCGTGAGCGAAAGCAATTTCACCAGCAAGTTCCTCAAAGCCTTCGGTATCGACAACCAGGGACACAATCGGAGAGACCCTCTGAACGTCTGGGTCCCCCTCATCTCCGTGGGCCTGGCTCTGATCGTCGGCATGATTGTCATAGCCGCCTCCGGGCGAAATCCGTTCCGGGCATACGCACTTCTGTTTGGCGATTCGGGGCTCATTCCCGGTGGGTCGGCATGGCGGCGCGAGTTCGCCGAACTGCTCATCAAGAGCGCCATGTACATTGCGACGGGTCTCTCGGTCGCCCTGGCATTCAAGGGTGGCCTGTTCAACATCGGCGCCGAGGGCCAGTTCTGGGTAGGCGCCATCGTAGCGACCTTCTTCGGATACTGGACTCCTGTAGCCCACACGTTTGGGGCTATGTACGTCGCTCTGGGGACCTTCGGCTGGATAGCGCAACTCTTGCATGGAGCCATCTGTATCATCATGGGAATGCTTGCGGGCGGCGCATGGGCGGCAGTCGCCGGCTATCTTTATGTCAAGCGCGGCGTCAACATCGTCATCGGCACGATCATGCTCAACTGGATCGCCTGGTTCCTGATCACAAGCTGGCTGGTGCTCGGACCAATGACGCCTCCCTCTCAGACGTTCACTTCTGGCTCCTTCTATGTGACTGACACGGCCAAGCTGTTGAGGATCATGATGCCGACACGCCTCAACACCAGTATTTTGCTCGTGTTGATCGCGACGTATGCCACCTGGTTCCTCCTGTACAAGACGACGGTCGGCTATGAGATCCGCGCCATCGGCTACACCGCCAACATTGGCATGGAAGCCCCGCGGGCACAGGGTATCAACGTCAGCCGCCGCATCCTGCAGCTCATGTTCTTCTCCGGAAGCCTTGCCGCGCTCGGCGGCTCCTTCTTCATCCTGGGTCTGACCTATCAGTTCCCCAACACCGCGACCATGGGATACGGCTGGACTGGTATCGGCATCGCGTTGATCGGCCAGAGCGAACCCCTGGGTGTCGTACTGGCAGGATTGTTCATTGGAGCGCTGCGTACCGGAGCCACGTCCATGCAGGTCGCCAACATCCCCAAGACGTTCTCCAACATCATCGAGGGCATGGCCGTCGGCTTCATCGCCCTGCAGGTTGCCGTGCGATACTACCTGGTCAAGATCATCCAGCGCCGCCGCACGCGTACGAACCCGCCAGCAGACCAGGAGGCCCCAGCATGAACATCACACAGATCAACCTCACGATTGCTCAGATGCTGGACTACACTACGCCGATCCTGTTTGCCGCGCTGTGTGGCGTCCTCAGCGAAAGCGCAGGTGTCGTCAACATTGGTTTGGACGGCATCATGCGTTTTGGCGCCTTCTTCGGGCTGCTCGGCGCATTCTTCTCTCACTCCCCCTGGATCGGCCTGCTACTCGGTATCGCCGTCGGCTGCCTTGTGGGAGCGCTCCACGCCTTCATCACCATCAGGTGGAATGGTGATCAGACCGTCGCCGGAACAGCCGTCAACGTCATCGCTGTCGGCCTCATGACGTATTTGCTGGAATTCGTCTTCAGCACAACCGGGTACTCGCCGCAGCTCCAGAACTACTTTGGGGCTCAGGCCTACCGCGTGCAGCTCCCCTTCCTTGCCAAGATCCCCTTTCTGGGTGCCTTCTCCAACCTGTCGTTCATGATTTGGTTCGGCTTCATCTGTACGGTTCTCATGCATGTGCTCCTGTACCACACGGTCCTCGGCCTGCGCATCCGTACGTGTGGCGAGAATCCCAAGGCGGCAACGACACTTGGCATCAATGTGTTCCGCGTTCGCTGGTTCGCCGTCGTCGCGGGGGCAGCGCTCGCGGGCATAGGTGGTGCTACGCTGTCCATCAGCTCATTCTCGGGGTTCAGCGACTCCATGCCCAACGGTGTCGGGTTCATTGGCCTCGCCGCAATGATCTTTGGCAAGTGGACCCCGTTCGGCGCTCTCGGGGCGGCACTCCTGTTTGGAACGGGCCAGATCGTGCAGTCCATCATCGCCGTCACAGGTATTGCCCCAAAGCTGGCACCCGGTCTCACACTCATCCTCCCCTACGTTCTTACGCTGGCTGTCCTGGCTGGGTTCGTCGGCAAGTCCATCGCTCCCGCAGCAGACGGCCGCCCGTACTACAAGGAACAGCGCTAGTCGATTCTTTCCAGGGCCGCCGCGGGGACATCGTCCTCCGGTGGCCCGTTCATATCTTCCACGGAGGTGGGTCATGAGCATCCAGTCGGGTGAACAGAAAATGCAGTGGGCGATCCGTCACATGCCGATCCTGTCATCGGTTGCCGAGCGCTTCGAGAACGAACGGCCCTTTGCCGGGCTCAATGTGGTCATTGCTCTCCACCTGGAGGCCAAGACGGCCAACCTGGCCTACGTGATGCTGCGCGGCGGCGCCAATGTCGCCATTACGGCGTCCAACCCCATCACCACGCAGGACGACGTGGCCCAGGCACTTGCAGAACGCGGAGTCACGGTCTTCGCCAAACGGGGTGAGACGCCAGCGGAGTACAAGGAATACTTCAGCAACGTCCTGGCCACCAAGCCCAACCTGCTGATCGATGACGGTGGGGATCTCGTGAACGCCGTTCACTTTGAGCATCCTGAGCTGCTGCCCGCCATTGTGGGAGCATGCGAAGAGACGACGACCGGAGTCATCCGTGACCGTGCGCTGGCCCGCGCAGGCAAACTGTCGTTCCCAGTCATCGGGGTGAACGAGGGCCTGTGCAAGCACCTCTTCGACAACCGTTTCGGCACAGGGCAGTCCGCCTGGGACGGTATTCTGCGGACGACCAACATGAACGTCGCTGGCAAGGTCGTGGTCGTCGCTGGGTACGGATGGGTCGGCAAGGGTGTAGCCATGCGTGCCAGAGGCCTCGGCGCCCAAGTCGTCGTTACAGAAGTCGATCCCGTCAAAGCTGTCGAAGCCCACATGGAAGGCTATCAGGTCATGCCCATGCTCGAGGCCGCCAGAATCGGTGAGATCTTCATTACGTGCACGGGCGACGACAAGGTCATCACCAAGGAGCACTTCGGCGTCATGAAGGACGGCGCAATCCTGTGCAATGCTGGGCACTTCGATGTCGAAGTCGACGTTCAACACTTGAGGAACAAGGACCCTCAGCACCACGAAGTTCGGCACAACATCGAGGAGTATGCTTGCGACGGCAAACATTTCTATGTCCTGGGCGAGGGGCGCCTTGTCAACCTGGCATGTGCCGACGGGCACCCCATCGAGATCATGGACCTGACATTCGCGTTGCAGGCGCTGTCGGCCGAGTATCTGGTCAGACACCAGGAGTCTCTGCCCAAGGAACTCATCAATGTACCCGAGACGATCGACGACATGGCATCGAGAGCATTCCTTGCATCCCGCGGCCTGTCCATCGACACGCTGACCGAAGAGCAGACAAGGTATCTCGGCTCGTACTAGACCTCAGAGGCAGGCATAGATCGCGCCGAAGCGAAGGGCCGGACGTTACGTCCGGCCCTTCGCACTGAAACGTTCGGGAAACGGTTCTAGCCCAGGGCGTACCAATTGCCCCCGTCGCGCTTGACCCGGTATAACGCTTCATGCGCTCGTGCGATGACGTCAGTGGCTGACTTGTCCTTGTAGTCCACCATCGACCCCCCGACCGAAACGGAGATCTCGATAACGTTTGTCTTGCTCTCCGGCGACGACAGGACCGAGTGATGGACGAGCTCGACGATCCGTTCACTGAGCTTCTCGATTCCCTCGAGTTCGATCAGCGGACACACAATGATAAACTCGTCGTCGCCAAACCGGGCGAGGAAATCCATTGAGCGCATCGAGCGCTGCACAACAGAGGCGACAAGCTTCAGTGCTTCGTCTCCTGCCAGATGTCCAAAGCTGTCGTTGATGCTCTTGAACTTGTCGACATCGATCATGACAAGGCCAAACCGCTGGAAATGCCGCTTGAACAGCCCGTATTGCTGCTCCAGGATTGTGTCGATGTAGCGCCGATTGTAGAGACCGGTCAGCTGGTCGACGATCGACACGTCAGATAGCTGCTTCAACTTCTCCGCAAGAGTACTTCCAGCTACTGACTGAAGTTCGCCGAATATCTCTACGCCGTACCGTTCATCTCCAACCTGGAGGACCGACGCCTTGATGTAGACAGCCACCCGCTCTCCGTCTTTCCTCTTGAGGAAAACCTCCTTGGCCTCCTGCCGCTCGCCGGTCTCGATGCATTTTTGCAGCGGGCACCCGTCGAAACACAGGTTCTTGCCGAGGACGTCAGTATGGACCAGGATGTTGTCGTAGCAGTGCCCGTTCAGAACCTCCTCAGACGAATAGCCGGTAATGCGTTCCGCCCCCTTGCTCCAGAAGACGATCTCGCGCTCCCCGGTCGTCACGTACGCGCCGTCCGAAACAGCGTCCAGGATCTCGCGTAGACTACTGTCAAGTACTCCTGTAATCATCTTTCCCTCCTGATTGGCGCAAATCGTGTGACCCGCCCTGGAGTCACGAGATGGTGACGACGACGGGAGTGTGATCTGAAGGCTTCTCCCAGCGCCTCGGCTCGATGTCGACCATGCAGTCGGTGACGCTGGCAGACAGCGCCTCCGAACCCCATGCATAGTCGATGCGCATGCCCATGCGGCGCTTGAACATGTTCATGCGGTAGTCCCACCAGGTAAACTGCTGCTCGCCATGGAATCTGCGGAAAAGGTCGACGAACCCCCACCCGCGTAGATTCTCGAGCACCTCACGCTCTTCCTGCATGAAGCCGATGGCGTCTTGCATCTCCTCGGGAGCCCAGACGTCCTGGGGATCCCTGGCCACGTTGAAATCGCCCATGAACAACAGCGAATGGTCTCTGGGATACGTCGTGTCGAGATACGTCCGAAATTGCTGAAAGAACTGAAGTTTGTGCAGAAATGCTTCGTCGCCACGTTCGCCACCATGTGGTAGATACCCGTCGATCAGCGTGACACCCCCAATATCCACTGCCAGAATCCGGCTCGGATCATTGCCGGCCCAGCCCCTGACGACGCCGGAGATGGGCAGTCTGGATGCGATAGCAACGCCGTTATAGGTCTTCTGGCCCGACATTGCAACCTGATATCCCAGTGCCTCGAACTCTGCCACAGGAAATGTCTCATCGACTGTCTTGGTCTCCTGCATGGCGAGAACGTCCACCTGTGACTCCTCCAGCCACCTCTGGACAACGGGCAGACGAGCACGCACTGAGTTCACGTTCCACGTCGCTATCTTCATGGCTCACTCCTCATGAATATTGTAGGCAGGTTTCCGCCCGATTGCACGGCCTCTACCGGCGGTCCTTGCCATAGCTACTGCAAGGCGTTGTCGATCCCACAGTTCGACCCCCGACCTTGCCGCCAGTTCCCGGGCTGATTCCGTGAACCCGCTGCTCGCGACGACCATGGCACGCGTGCCACGGTAGTATTGCGCTGCTCCCAGAGCTTCCTGAACAGCGCCGATGCCGACGTTGCCGGCGTACCTCTTCGCCTGCACGACGATACGCTGACGAGGCGACGTCAGCACCAGGTCTGCCCCGAAGTCATGACTCATACCGACACGTTGGACGCGGTAGCCCAAATGGAAAAACAGCACTGCCAGGAATTCCTCGAACTGCGTGCCGTCCATGGTGTCGATGGAATGCAGCGTTGCGCCGTGAAACACGCGGTCGCGACGCATCCGGATGGCGATGCCGGCCACTGCTATGAGAACAAGAAGCGCGGCAGTCGCCGCCAGGGAAGGAACGAATGGCAAGAATGCATTCCAGCCGGCAGTCACGGTCCTGGAAACCCACTGCGCTGTCCGCTGCTGCAGCACTCCCAGAGCCCCGTGGATGTCAGGCAAGCAGGGCCTCGATCTCCGCCCTTCTGCTCATGACGGCATCATACCCCCGCACGACATACGCATGGACATCCGAAGGCTCACAGCCCTTGAGATCAGGCCGGATGACAAGGTCAGCCCTCTCGAGCTCCGGCTGTGCGACGTTGTTGAGCATCAGGTTGAGCGAACGCTCGAGAAGCTTGGCGACGTTCAGGCTGGGCTTGTACTCGCCTGCCTGGAGCGGGTCATACAGTGATACCGCGATAACGCTCGTGGCGCCCCGCTTCCGCAGCTCCGTCACAGGGACCGGCAGCGACATGCCGCCATCCACCAGATATTTGTCGCCGAACTTGACGAGGGGAAACACGCCTGGTACGCAAAAGCTCCCGGACAATGGACCCCAGACGTCCCCACTGTCGAAAACAAGAGCTCTGCCAGTCTCCACGTCGGTTGCGGCGATGCAGACGGGTTTCTGGAGAGCCTCAAAAATTGTCACGGGAAGTTCCTTGTGGAGAGAGGCCCGCAGGCGCCAGGGTGTCGTCAGGCCACCCACAGAAACGACAGACCCAATCACCATGGCCACTTGGGCGGCGTGCTTGACGCCGAGGGCTTCCAGGGCAGTCGAGTCGAGGCCCGCTGCGTTGAACACGGCTACCACCGCGCCCATCGAAGCGCCCGAAAACAGGTCGATCTCGACGTGAAGCTCTTCCAGCGCCCGCAGCACACCTATATGCGCATACCCCAGAACCCCGCCCGAACTGAGAGCCAGGCCAAGCTTTTGCTTCCTGCGAGTTCTCATCGTCACTCCTCCTGTTCCGGGGCCGGGAATCGCCCCCTCCTTGGTAGTATATTGCGGATATGGCAGCTGGACAACAGCGCTTCTCGCCACGTCTCCCGGCTTGACACGACCTTCTCCATCGTATACTTGGAGTGAAATCAGGAGGTACACGTGGCCACGTTCGACGTCATGGGACCGATCATGATCGGATCCTCCAGCTCGCACACCGCAGGTGTTGCCAAGATCTGTTATCTGGCACGGCGTGGATTCCTCAGGCCAGTCCTGGAGGTTGAGGGTTCGTGAAGGAACAGACGACGTTTCGCCGGGAACGGCGCATCAGCCGCTCTACCAGCGAGCACTCCGACTTCGCGCGCGGATATCCTATCGCCGTAGCCAGCGCCATCATCCTGTCGACCACCGCCATCTTCATCCGCTACCTCACACAAAACTACAAGATGCCGGCGCTCGTTCTGGCCTTCTGGCGAGACGCGTTCGTGGCGCTCACGATGCTGATTGCACTCGCCATGCTGTGTCCTCGCCTGCTACGCACGGAGCGACGCCACATGGGCTATCTTGTCGCCTATGGCCTCATGCTGACAATGTTCAATTCCTTCTGGACGCTCTCCGTCTCGCTCAACGGAGCAGCCGTGTCGACTGTTCTGGTCTACTCCTCGGCGGCATTCACTGCTCTGCTGGGCAAGTGGCTCCTGAAGGAGCGCCTCGGATGGGTCAAGGTTGTGACAATCGCAGGCTGCGTGGGAGGTTGCGTTCTAATTTCCGGTGCTCTCGAGCCGGGTGCCTGGCAGGCAAACATGACTGGCATCCTGACAGGAACGCTGTCCGGCCTCTGGTACGCGGGCTATAGTCTGATGGGCCGTTCAGCCTCTCAGCGAGGTCTCAACCCCTGGACAACCCTGCTGTACACGTTCGCCTTTGCCGCCGCCT is from Coprothermobacter sp. and encodes:
- a CDS encoding acetate kinase — translated: MKVLVLNCGSSSIKYKLYDDDQQLAEGLLEKIGTAQAQLNHTVAGRKKVVSVHEILEHQAGIELILKALVGPEKGALTSIKDIQAVGHRVVHGAESFSESTLITPEVVAKIEECIDIAPLHNPPNLAGIYSISYLLPKVPQVAVFDTAFHQTMPEKAFIYAIPYVFYTRNHIRKYGFHGTSHYFVSHEAAAILGRTIDDLKLITCHLGNGSSITAVDHGKSVDTSMGFTPLEGLPMGTRCGDIDPAVPLYIMGKEELNLQQINALLNKHSGVLGISGISNDFRTLEEEAGKGDKRATLALEVYCYKLKKYIGSYIAAMNGADAIVFTGGIGENSDIVRELVIKDMEFLGIELDADKNRAKKRGEAEDISMPSSRIKVLVIPTNEELVIARDTRRIVAAN
- a CDS encoding 3-hydroxybutyryl-CoA dehydrogenase; translation: MEIRRIAVFGAGVMGAGIAQDAAAHGLEVVLVDQTEDGLSHARQSIENSLNLELQRWGITGSEKKVLLSHIKFTLNRSDVGSVDLVIEAIPDDLGAKQDLFAQLEAQLEHMCPGEVTYVSNTAILPITDIALKMVNKERLVGMHFLAPVPAIKLVEMVRGVHTSQTTVDRAKELARRMGKTPVDVLENPGYITARLVVPLINEAIMLYQEGTASKEDIDVAMRLGFGFNKGPFALADQIGLDIVLGWSEHLFSELGETRYRPQALIRNLARRGHLGVKTGKGFYSYETCVENMEEKI
- a CDS encoding heme ABC transporter ATP-binding protein, with amino-acid sequence MKALEVRGISKMFPGNLANDNISFSVEKGEIFAIVGENGAGKSTLMNIIYGIYAASGGDLLVNEKEVKIRSVEDAIKLRMGMVHQEFMLIPRFTVTQNIVIGDEPHKGIFFDYGRALREVRELSKRVSLTVDASALVGDLPVGVQQRVEILKVLRRGAEILIFDEPTAVLTPEETVELFVTMRKLQAEGKTILFISHKLKEVMEIADRIAVLRRGKLQGIVNKKDTNEEELARMMVGRNVVLEIPRVDVEVGAVAFACHDLHVRNKRGYEAVKGMSLEVRGGEIVGIAGVQGNGQDELVNAMIGFSHPISGSMELNGKSMRMVTTAQLRKEGMSYITEDRGRRGLVMPYTVRENSVMGQHLSGPFSKGIRMNYDKVGEFAEGKVKEYDIRPGDVYDTAGSLSGGNQQKLILARELSLPHNFLIASQPTRGLDVGATEFVYHKLLEEKKAGKAILLISLELSEILGLSDRILVMFEGRIVGETTPDKTTEEALGLLMLGVGIDKKVQS
- a CDS encoding ABC transporter permease, with the protein product MIVIAASGRNPFRAYALLFGDSGLIPGGSAWRREFAELLIKSAMYIATGLSVALAFKGGLFNIGAEGQFWVGAIVATFFGYWTPVAHTFGAMYVALGTFGWIAQLLHGAICIIMGMLAGGAWAAVAGYLYVKRGVNIVIGTIMLNWIAWFLITSWLVLGPMTPPSQTFTSGSFYVTDTAKLLRIMMPTRLNTSILLVLIATYATWFLLYKTTVGYEIRAIGYTANIGMEAPRAQGINVSRRILQLMFFSGSLAALGGSFFILGLTYQFPNTATMGYGWTGIGIALIGQSEPLGVVLAGLFIGALRTGATSMQVANIPKTFSNIIEGMAVGFIALQVAVRYYLVKIIQRRRTRTNPPADQEAPA
- a CDS encoding ABC transporter permease; its protein translation is MNITQINLTIAQMLDYTTPILFAALCGVLSESAGVVNIGLDGIMRFGAFFGLLGAFFSHSPWIGLLLGIAVGCLVGALHAFITIRWNGDQTVAGTAVNVIAVGLMTYLLEFVFSTTGYSPQLQNYFGAQAYRVQLPFLAKIPFLGAFSNLSFMIWFGFICTVLMHVLLYHTVLGLRIRTCGENPKAATTLGINVFRVRWFAVVAGAALAGIGGATLSISSFSGFSDSMPNGVGFIGLAAMIFGKWTPFGALGAALLFGTGQIVQSIIAVTGIAPKLAPGLTLILPYVLTLAVLAGFVGKSIAPAADGRPYYKEQR
- a CDS encoding adenosylhomocysteinase, whose translation is MSIQSGEQKMQWAIRHMPILSSVAERFENERPFAGLNVVIALHLEAKTANLAYVMLRGGANVAITASNPITTQDDVAQALAERGVTVFAKRGETPAEYKEYFSNVLATKPNLLIDDGGDLVNAVHFEHPELLPAIVGACEETTTGVIRDRALARAGKLSFPVIGVNEGLCKHLFDNRFGTGQSAWDGILRTTNMNVAGKVVVVAGYGWVGKGVAMRARGLGAQVVVTEVDPVKAVEAHMEGYQVMPMLEAARIGEIFITCTGDDKVITKEHFGVMKDGAILCNAGHFDVEVDVQHLRNKDPQHHEVRHNIEEYACDGKHFYVLGEGRLVNLACADGHPIEIMDLTFALQALSAEYLVRHQESLPKELINVPETIDDMASRAFLASRGLSIDTLTEEQTRYLGSY